One segment of Cyprinus carpio isolate SPL01 chromosome B20, ASM1834038v1, whole genome shotgun sequence DNA contains the following:
- the LOC122141072 gene encoding syntaxin-11-like, translating to MRDRLDHLQTISESSSQIEEVESDSFSNVDLEDFSQQAVIYDNSDEMDSVLDEAQDTRREIQLIRLEVKRLRDQNTRILSEPTRTTHIKKDANVIVGDIKTRGQDVLARLQKMDAHAKELEEEHGLNSAVARIARTQYTTLSNNFRDALTEYNDAEMDHKESCKRHIQRQMEIVGREVTGDQIEEMLENGQWNIFTDNVMSEGKTARSALNQIESRHRDLLDLESRLKSLHEVFLDVAMLVEEQGPMTDYILNNVQKTDAMLEEVLIKLGQAKRHDNNNPFKKMFCGCFPCAKN from the coding sequence ATGAGGGACAGattggatcatcttcagaccatttCAGAGTCTAGTAGCCAGATAGAGGAGGTGGAATCAGACTCTTTCAGCAATGTGGACCTGGAGGATTTCAGCCAACAGGCAGTCATTTATGACAACAGTGATGAAATGGACTCTGTGCTTGATGAGGCTCAAGACACTAGACGTGAGATTCAGCTCATCCGCCTGGAGGTGAAGCGTCTCAGGGACCAAAACACACGTATACTTAGTGAACCGACTCGTACAACTCACATAAAGAAGGATGCCAATGTCATTGTAGGAGACATCAAGACCCGTGGACAGGACGTTCTGGCACGTCTACAAAAAATGGACGCTCATGCCAAAGAGCTTGAAGAGGAGCATGGCCTCAACTCAGCTGTGGCAAGAATCGCCCGAACACAGTACACCACCCTAAGCAACAACTTCCGAGATGCATTGACAGAGTACAATGATGCTGAGATGGATCACAAAGAATCGTGCAAGCGTCATATTCAAAGGCAAATGGAGATTGTGGGCCGAGAGGTGACAGGTGACCAGATTGAGGAGATGCTGGAGAATGGTCAGTGGAACATCTTCACTGATAACGTCATGTCCGAAGGGAAAACGGCTCGTTCGGCGCTCAACCAGATTGAGAGCCGACATCGTGACCTGCTGGATTTAGAAAGCCGACTCAAGAGCCTTCATGAAGTGTTCCTGGATGTGGCTATGCTTGTAGAGGAACAAGGACCCATGACAGACTACATCTTAAACAATGTTCAGAAAACAGATGCTATGCTTGAAGAAGTCCTTATCAAACTGGGACAGGCCAAGAGACATGACAATAACAACCCATTCAAGAAAATGTTCTGTGGATGCTTTCCATGCGCTAAAAACTGA
- the LOC109091717 gene encoding interferon regulatory factor 4-like → MCSDEERSMAGGSGNGKLRQWLIEQVDTGKYPGLVWENEEKSIFRIPWKHAGKQDYNRDEDAALFKAWALFKGKHREGIDKPDPPTWKTRLRCALNKSNDFEEIVERSQLDISDPYKVYRIVPEGSKKGSRSLEDSQSNSSSPSYPIHPPYAPAPSQVCNYLSPADRGWRDYSSLSEIPYSQSPYTPRWEPGYQFSGSFYSCNASDPQPSPFTLDTSMRSAEAVALSDYRLHVVVFYRETLVREVTVSSPEGCQLGPSREGQAYASPGAPELVELPHAEGASLERGVILWMAPDGLYARRRCPCRVYWEGAHAPPTDKPNKLEREQNCKLLDTHLFITELQSYALHARPAPCSQVLLFFEDESTDAQRPRRTFTVQVEPLFARQLLFLSHPGSMNYIRSHELSHLPAEHTLSPTQDYHRVITHLPNSGPQN, encoded by the exons ATGTGTTCAGATGAAGAGCGCTCGATGGCGGGGGGCTCCGGTAACGGAAAGTTGCGTCAGTGGCTAATAGAGCAGGTGGACACCGGAAAATACCCTGGACTCGTGTGGGAGAACGAGGAGAAGAGTATCTTTCGGATTCCGTGGAAACACGCGGGCAAACAGGACTACAACAGGGACGAGGATGCTGCGCTCTTCAAG GCTTGGGCCCTGTTCAAAGGCAAGCACCGGGAGGGTATTGACAAACCTGACCCACCAACTTGGAAAACACGTCTTCGATGTGCTCTTAACAAGAGCAACGACTTTGAGGAGATTGTGGAACGCAGTCAGCTTGACATATCAGACCCCTATAAAGTGTATAGGATTGTTCCGGAAGGATCCAAAAAAG GATCCAGATCTCTTGAAGACTCACAGTCCAATTCAAGCTCACCCAGTTATCCAATACACCCACCTTATGCACCAGCACCATCTCAG GTGTGCAACTATCTTTCTCCAGCAGACAGAGGATGGAGGGACTACTCATCCCTATCTGAGATCCCTTACAGCCAGAGCCCCTACACTCCACGCTGGGAACCTG GGTACCAGTTCAGTGGCTCTTTCTACAGTTGCAATGCATCTGATCCACAGCCGTCACCCTTCACCCTGGACACCAGCATGAGATCTGCTGAGGCAGTGGCCCTCTCAG ATTACCGCCTACATGTGGTGGTGTTTTACCGGGAAACTCTGGTGCGAGAGGTAACAGTGAGTAGTCCAGAAGGCTGTCAGCTGGGCCCTAGCAGAGAGGGACAGGCCTACGCTTCACCTGGGGCCCCAGAGCTGGTTGAACTCCCTCATGCTGAAGGGGCATCTCTGGAGCGTGGCGTTATACTCTGGATGGCCCCTGACGGGCTCTACGCCCGCCGCCGCTGCCCCTGCAGGGTGTACTGGGAGGGAGCTCACGCACCACCTACCGACAAACCCAACAAGCTGGAGAGAGAGCAGAACTGCAAACTGCTGGACACTCATCTGTTCATAACAG AGTTGCAGAGTTACGCCCTGCACGCTCGTCCTGCACCATGTTCTCAAGTCCTGCTTTTCTTTGAGGATGAGAGCACCGATGCTCAAAGACCAAGAAGGACTTTCACAGTGCAG GTTGAGCCACTGTTTGCTCGTCAGCTTCTTTTCCTCAGTCATCCCGGCAGCATGAACTACATCCGCAGCCATGAGCTTTCACACCTGCCCGCTGAACACACCCTCTCCCCGACCCAAGACTACCACAGAGTCATCACCCATCTCCCTAACAGCGGCCCTCAAAATTGA
- the LOC109091715 gene encoding histidine triad nucleotide-binding protein 3-like isoform X2: MAGENCASEDKQDSSDDCREETCIFCKIANRDDPSTEILAEDEDIVCFQDIYPGAPHHYLVIPKKHIHSCLSLQTDDINLVKKMADMGREVLKAKNVTNLEDIRFPCASIYHCPPPAPPCSSTF, translated from the exons ATGGCTGGAGAAAACTGTGCCTCTGAAGATAAGCAGGATTCCTCTGACGACTGCCGGGAAGAGACttgtattttctgtaaaatcgCGAACAGAGACGATCCATCCACTGAGATATTGGCGGAA gaTGAGGACATTGTTTGTTTCCAGGACATTTATCCAGGTGCACCTCATCACTACCTGGTTATACCTAAGAAACATATCCATAGCTGTTTGTCACTCCAAACCGATGATATAAATCTTG TGAAGAAGATGGCGGATATGGGAAGAGAGGTACTAAAAGCCAAGAATGTCACAAATTTGGAAGACATCAG GTTTCCATGTGCCTCCATATATCACTGTCCCCCACCTGCACCTCCATGTTCTAGCACCTTTTAG
- the LOC109091712 gene encoding syntaxin-11-like: protein MRDRLGHLQAVSLSNGTAAEHETAQALSPSENTDYDDPPQDPSTNPDMEAVFDEAQEARRQIQYIHLEVKRLRERNSHIFTGAVCFSASDACDSNAIAADIKTRGQEMLLHLRKMDSHRKELEEKYGVNSPITRIARTQYASISNSFRDAMVEYNDAEMSHRESCKAYIQRQMEIVGREVTGDQIEEMLESGQWNVFSENMVSEGKTARSALIQIESRHTELLQLERRIQSLHEVFLDVAMLVEEQSSMIDYIHTNVQSTEVEVRDVLVKLERAKRHDRNNPFKKMFFWKR from the coding sequence ATGAGGGACAGACTTGGACATCTCCAGGCAGTATCACTGTCTAATGGCACTGCAGCAGAGCATGAAACTGCCCAAGCTCTCTCTCCATCAGAAAACACAGACTATGATGACCCTCCTCAGGACCCCAGCACCAACCCTGACATGGAAGCTGTCTTTGATGAGGCACAGGAGGCTCGTCGTCAAATTCAGTACATCCACCTGGAAGTAAAGCGTCTCAGGGAGCGAAACTCACATATTTTTACAGGTGCAGTCTGCTTTAGTGCTTCTGATGCCTGTGACTCAAATGCTATTGCAGCTGACATCAAAACACGTGGACAGGAGATGCTCCTGCACCTTCGCAAGATGGATTCCCACAGGAAAGAGTTAGAGGAAAAGTATGGCGTCAATTCCCCCATAACGAGAATCGCCCGAACACAGTACGCCAGCATTAGCAATAGTTTCCGTGATGCCATGGTGGAGTACAACGACGCTGAGATGAGCCATAGGGAGTCCTGCAAGGCATACATTCAACGGCAGATGGAGATTGTGGGCCGAGAGGTCACAGGTGACCAGATCGAAGAGATGTTGGAGAGCGGTCAGTGGAATGTCTTCAGTGAGAACATGGTTTCAGAAGGTAAAACAGCACGGTCTGCACTCATTCAGATTGAGAGCCGACATACGGAACTGCTACAACTAGAGAGACGCATTCAGAGCCTTCATGAGGTTTTTCTGGATGTGGCCATGTTAGTAGAAGAGCAGAGCTCAATGATAGACTACATTCACACCAATGTTCAGTCAACTGAGGTGGAGGTCAGGGACGTCCTTGTGAAGCTGGAGCGAGCCAAGAGACATGACAGGAACAATCCGTTTAAGAAAATGTTCTTCTGGAAACGATGA
- the LOC109091715 gene encoding histidine triad nucleotide-binding protein 3-like isoform X1, with amino-acid sequence MAGENCASEDKQDSSDDCREETCIFCKIANRDDPSTEILAEDEDIVCFQDIYPGAPHHYLVIPKKHIHSCLSLQTDDINLVKKMADMGREVLKAKNVTNLEDISLGFHVPPYITVPHLHLHVLAPFSQVFKWVICKYTSFWYLTEEKLLQELTENKKEKKNGHVTVARRRV; translated from the exons ATGGCTGGAGAAAACTGTGCCTCTGAAGATAAGCAGGATTCCTCTGACGACTGCCGGGAAGAGACttgtattttctgtaaaatcgCGAACAGAGACGATCCATCCACTGAGATATTGGCGGAA gaTGAGGACATTGTTTGTTTCCAGGACATTTATCCAGGTGCACCTCATCACTACCTGGTTATACCTAAGAAACATATCCATAGCTGTTTGTCACTCCAAACCGATGATATAAATCTTG TGAAGAAGATGGCGGATATGGGAAGAGAGGTACTAAAAGCCAAGAATGTCACAAATTTGGAAGACATCAG TTTAGGTTTCCATGTGCCTCCATATATCACTGTCCCCCACCTGCACCTCCATGTTCTAGCACCTTTTAGTCAGGTGTTTAAATGGGTGATATGCAAGTACACATCTTTCTGGTACCTCACT gAGGAGAAGCTGCTTCAAGAACTGAcagagaataaaaaagaaaaaaagaatgggcATGTGACAGTAGCACGCCGCCGTGTGTAG